A DNA window from Mucilaginibacter xinganensis contains the following coding sequences:
- a CDS encoding cysteine hydrolase family protein: MKTITNTHPALILVDIQQGFDNITYWGGERNNPGAEANARRLLDYWRANNLPLFHIQHCSTNPNSLLAESNPGNAHKEIVKPLPGEPVIKKSVNSSFIGTDLQQQLDTANIDTVVIVGLTTEHCVSTTARMAGNFGYNTFVVADAVAAFSKTGINGEHYDAETIHLTALAMINKEFATVLNTEEVINALKKNDGFL, translated from the coding sequence ATGAAAACAATAACGAATACCCATCCTGCACTGATACTGGTTGATATCCAGCAGGGTTTCGACAACATCACTTACTGGGGCGGCGAACGCAACAATCCCGGTGCGGAAGCAAACGCACGCAGACTGCTCGACTACTGGCGGGCAAACAACCTGCCGCTTTTCCATATTCAGCATTGCTCAACAAACCCCAACTCCCTGCTGGCTGAAAGTAACCCCGGCAACGCACACAAAGAAATTGTGAAGCCTTTACCGGGAGAGCCGGTGATCAAAAAATCAGTGAACAGTTCTTTTATCGGTACCGATCTGCAACAACAACTGGATACCGCAAACATTGACACCGTAGTTATAGTGGGCCTCACCACGGAACATTGCGTATCAACCACAGCCCGGATGGCCGGCAACTTTGGGTATAATACTTTTGTAGTGGCCGATGCAGTTGCCGCTTTTTCAAAAACAGGGATCAACGGTGAGCATTACGATGCAGAGACCATCCATTTAACCGCGCTGGCAATGATAAATAAGGAGTTTGCAACTGTTTTAAATACCGAAGAGGTTATAAATGCTTTAAAAAAAAACGATGGTTTTCTTTAG
- a CDS encoding glycoside hydrolase family 130 protein, protein MKQQFRKLTGLFILLLFSQICFGQGQATNILPDWAFGGFVRPEGVNPIISPKPASKFYDPMSKALISWEANDTFNPAATVRDGKIVVLYRSEDKTGMQIGTRTSRLGYAVSNDGLHFNRKTQPVLFPGNDSQKAYEWPGGCEDPRVAVTENGTYVVFYTQWNRKTPRLGVATSKDLVNWTKHGPIFQDAYKGKFFNIASKSASILTRIKGDRQVIAKINGKYFLYWGEEHVYGATSNNLVDWAPLIDETGALKILASPRKGSFDSDLTECGPPAILTAQGIVLLYNGKNHPGDGGDKRFNGNSYCAGQMLFDKNDPEKYVTRLDVPFLRPMQPFEKSGQYVNGTVFIEGMAWFKHKWYLYYGCADSRVGVAVYDPAKPAPPDPVTAAAE, encoded by the coding sequence ATGAAGCAGCAATTTCGCAAGCTAACCGGGCTTTTTATCCTGTTACTATTTTCGCAAATATGTTTTGGGCAGGGCCAGGCAACAAATATATTGCCTGACTGGGCATTTGGCGGTTTTGTGAGGCCGGAAGGGGTAAATCCCATTATTTCGCCGAAGCCGGCATCAAAATTTTACGACCCGATGAGCAAAGCTTTAATCAGTTGGGAGGCGAACGATACCTTTAACCCGGCTGCTACAGTAAGAGACGGTAAAATAGTGGTATTGTATCGTTCGGAAGATAAAACCGGGATGCAGATAGGCACGAGAACATCACGTTTGGGGTATGCCGTAAGCAATGATGGTTTACACTTTAACCGTAAAACACAGCCCGTTCTTTTTCCCGGGAACGACAGCCAGAAAGCTTATGAATGGCCGGGCGGCTGTGAGGACCCGAGGGTGGCAGTTACTGAAAATGGAACCTACGTTGTTTTTTATACCCAGTGGAACCGTAAAACGCCGCGCCTTGGCGTAGCCACCTCAAAAGACCTGGTTAACTGGACCAAGCACGGCCCGATCTTCCAGGATGCTTACAAAGGCAAATTCTTTAATATCGCCTCAAAGTCGGCATCGATATTAACCCGGATAAAAGGCGACAGGCAGGTAATTGCTAAAATAAACGGAAAATATTTTCTATACTGGGGCGAAGAGCACGTGTATGGTGCCACTTCGAATAATTTAGTTGACTGGGCGCCTTTAATTGATGAAACAGGAGCCTTAAAGATCCTGGCCTCTCCGCGTAAAGGATCCTTCGACAGCGACCTTACAGAATGCGGGCCGCCCGCGATATTAACGGCGCAGGGTATTGTGCTTTTGTATAACGGCAAAAACCACCCCGGCGATGGTGGCGACAAGCGATTTAACGGCAACTCCTATTGCGCCGGGCAAATGCTGTTTGACAAAAATGATCCTGAAAAATATGTTACCCGCCTGGACGTACCTTTCCTGAGGCCAATGCAGCCTTTTGAAAAAAGCGGGCAATATGTGAACGGAACTGTGTTTATAGAAGGGATGGCCTGGTTTAAACACAAATGGTACCTGTATTATGGCTGTGCCGACTCAAGGGTGGGCGTAGCTGTTTACGACCCTGCAAAACCAGCACCGCCTGACCCGGTTACGGCTGCAGCGGAATAA
- a CDS encoding AraC family transcriptional regulator, with protein MIQIPKDLLDQHTHIRLRLADMYGILIDKKRPFRCDDTLQTAHCLEIVLTGAIDVRYGSFVQHLTAGEIQFRRRGNYQLFPSDDYTSLLIFMENEFVDYFLETHVPEFKQERFGADLPPFTFKTSGFINANIAQAIQHILHPQEYSRCIVKFTAHQVLLQILANDSSKTFVSFLKHLVSERKIDLGYFMEENFNRQLSLPDMAKLTGRSVSAFKKEFTERFNTTPVKWQINRRLEYAEYQLKTSSDPISLIAYSSGFENISHFSKVYKQKFGASPKSARSRQVVY; from the coding sequence ATGATACAAATTCCCAAAGATCTGCTTGATCAACATACACACATCAGGTTACGGCTTGCTGATATGTACGGTATTCTTATCGACAAAAAACGGCCTTTTCGCTGCGACGATACGCTGCAAACCGCGCATTGCCTGGAAATTGTTTTAACGGGCGCTATTGATGTAAGGTATGGCAGTTTTGTGCAGCACCTTACCGCGGGCGAGATCCAGTTTAGGCGGCGAGGGAACTACCAGTTGTTTCCATCTGATGATTATACCAGCCTGCTCATTTTTATGGAGAATGAATTTGTTGACTATTTCCTGGAAACTCATGTCCCGGAGTTTAAACAGGAAAGGTTTGGTGCCGATTTGCCACCGTTTACATTTAAAACATCAGGGTTTATCAATGCTAACATAGCACAAGCCATTCAGCATATTTTACACCCGCAGGAATACTCCCGCTGCATTGTTAAATTTACTGCTCACCAGGTATTGCTGCAAATTTTGGCAAATGACAGCTCAAAAACCTTTGTTTCGTTTTTAAAACATCTGGTTAGCGAAAGGAAAATTGACCTTGGCTATTTTATGGAGGAAAACTTTAACCGGCAGCTTTCATTACCTGATATGGCAAAACTTACCGGGCGAAGCGTAAGCGCATTTAAAAAGGAGTTTACCGAACGCTTTAACACAACACCTGTAAAGTGGCAGATAAACCGCAGGCTTGAGTATGCTGAATACCAGTTAAAAACCTCAAGCGACCCTATATCGCTAATAGCTTATAGCAGCGGGTTCGAGAACATTTCGCATTTTTCAAAAGTGTATAAACAAAAGTTTGGTGCTTCACCTAAAAGTGCAAGGAGCAGGCAGGTGGTTTATTAA
- a CDS encoding VOC family protein, with protein sequence MESLSPNIFVNNMDETIAFYRSIGFQLVVTVPETGTEFIWAMMVNGEVTFMFQTFESLGEELPQISRQNGASLLLYIKLKKIREFFELVKDKVTVLKGLETTFYGATEFSILDNNNYVLTFAEDE encoded by the coding sequence ATGGAAAGCCTGTCGCCCAATATTTTTGTTAACAATATGGATGAAACCATCGCCTTTTACCGGTCGATTGGATTTCAGCTGGTAGTTACTGTTCCAGAAACCGGCACCGAATTTATTTGGGCTATGATGGTGAACGGCGAAGTTACCTTTATGTTTCAAACGTTTGAAAGCCTGGGCGAAGAATTGCCGCAAATCAGCAGGCAAAATGGCGCCTCGCTACTCCTTTACATCAAACTAAAAAAAATAAGGGAGTTTTTTGAACTGGTAAAAGATAAGGTAACTGTATTAAAAGGCCTTGAAACTACCTTTTACGGTGCTACCGAATTCTCCATTCTTGATAATAACAACTACGTGCTCACCTTTGCAGAAGACGAATAA
- a CDS encoding OmpW/AlkL family protein yields MKNLRLFVTSLLLLSVFTTFAQEKKEWDIRFRAIAIVPQESATIGVIGGGVNISNTVVPEVDFTYFFAKNFSAELILATTRHKVNTTGSNLTAIGASSSADVNLGKVWLLPPTLTLQYHVPTGCAVKPYIGAGVNYTFFYSADKGPTVRAIDYQNKFAFATQAGVDYNITKKVFLNLDLKKIFLSTNVTVDASNLTPAANPELAPVLKNIPANVKINPWVIGAGVGFRL; encoded by the coding sequence ATGAAAAATCTAAGACTATTTGTAACATCATTACTATTATTGAGCGTATTTACCACCTTTGCGCAAGAAAAAAAAGAGTGGGATATCAGGTTTAGGGCTATCGCAATTGTACCGCAGGAAAGTGCCACTATCGGAGTTATAGGCGGAGGCGTTAATATATCAAACACGGTTGTGCCCGAAGTTGACTTTACCTATTTTTTCGCTAAGAATTTTTCAGCTGAGCTGATCTTAGCAACTACCAGGCATAAAGTAAATACAACCGGATCTAATTTAACTGCCATTGGTGCAAGTTCATCTGCAGATGTTAACCTGGGTAAAGTTTGGCTTTTGCCGCCAACTTTAACCCTGCAATATCATGTTCCAACAGGCTGTGCGGTTAAGCCATATATTGGCGCAGGCGTTAACTACACTTTTTTTTACAGTGCTGACAAAGGGCCTACAGTACGGGCAATTGATTATCAAAACAAATTCGCTTTTGCCACACAGGCTGGAGTAGACTATAATATCACTAAAAAGGTGTTTTTAAATCTTGATTTGAAAAAAATATTTCTTTCAACCAATGTAACGGTTGATGCTTCAAACCTGACACCTGCTGCTAATCCTGAATTGGCACCAGTTTTGAAAAATATCCCTGCAAACGTAAAAATTAACCCATGGGTAATTGGTGCAGGTGTTGGTTTCAGGTTGTAA
- a CDS encoding sensor histidine kinase, translating to MENAALLNAIIKNAIDGIITISDRGIIESINPAGCNLFGYQPEEVIGENISILMPAPYKAEHDGYLDRYQRTGEAHIIGTGREVIGLKKNGDKFPFRLAVSEVQYSGRKIYTGFIHDLSRQKEAEEQLKEYAAHLEEQVEERTQSLTETVHALQQAKEEVSLSLEKEKELGQLKSRFVSMASHEFRTPLSAIQLSASLIDKYSQPFENDHIGKHVVKIKNAVGNLTTILNDFLSLEKLEAGKVEPSFTSFDLVKFSEEITEEMQMMAKQNQNIIYQHTGIQSIINLDQNLLKNIIINLVANAIKYSGENTFIEFNTEIGDNICILTVKDDGIGIPENDQKHLFEAFFRAHNIGNIPGTGLGLNIVARYTMLMNGKINFKSNVNQGTLFTLSFPI from the coding sequence ATGGAAAATGCTGCCTTGCTTAATGCGATTATTAAAAATGCAATAGATGGTATCATAACGATATCTGATAGGGGCATTATTGAGTCGATAAACCCGGCAGGCTGTAACTTATTCGGTTATCAGCCCGAAGAAGTAATCGGCGAAAATATTTCAATTCTGATGCCTGCACCCTACAAAGCAGAACATGATGGTTACCTTGATCGGTACCAACGCACAGGAGAAGCTCATATTATAGGAACAGGCCGTGAGGTTATCGGGCTAAAAAAAAATGGCGATAAGTTTCCTTTTCGTCTGGCTGTTAGCGAGGTACAGTATTCGGGCAGGAAAATTTATACAGGGTTTATCCACGACCTCAGCCGGCAAAAGGAAGCAGAAGAACAGCTAAAAGAATATGCCGCTCACCTGGAGGAACAGGTGGAGGAGCGCACGCAATCGCTTACTGAAACAGTGCACGCGCTACAGCAGGCAAAAGAAGAAGTTAGCCTTTCGCTGGAAAAAGAAAAAGAGCTTGGCCAGTTAAAAAGCAGGTTTGTATCAATGGCCTCGCATGAATTCAGAACGCCGTTAAGCGCAATACAACTTTCGGCATCGTTAATTGATAAGTACTCGCAGCCGTTTGAAAACGATCATATTGGCAAACATGTTGTAAAAATAAAAAATGCGGTAGGTAACCTTACCACTATTCTAAATGATTTTCTCTCGCTCGAAAAGCTGGAAGCCGGAAAAGTTGAACCTTCTTTTACAAGTTTTGACCTCGTTAAATTCTCGGAAGAAATTACCGAAGAAATGCAGATGATGGCAAAGCAAAATCAAAACATCATCTATCAGCATACCGGCATCCAAAGCATAATTAATCTTGATCAGAATTTATTAAAGAATATTATAATTAACCTTGTTGCAAACGCTATTAAATATTCAGGAGAAAATACTTTCATAGAATTTAATACTGAAATTGGCGATAATATTTGTATTTTGACTGTCAAGGATGACGGAATCGGGATTCCTGAAAATGATCAGAAACACCTGTTTGAGGCATTTTTCAGGGCACACAACATTGGCAACATACCGGGCACCGGGTTAGGGCTCAACATTGTAGCCCGTTATACGATGCTGATGAATGGGAAAATAAACTTTAAAAGCAATGTTAACCAGGGAACCTTGTTCACGCTTTCATTTCCAATATAA
- a CDS encoding VOC family protein — MIEFIRADHINICVPPERLEEALIFYTEIVGLRKIARPDHLFTTPGYWFDIGDIQLHVGVEPLKPVSVRHIAFEIKNMDNALKHIKAHNVEILEEPVIPGRKRFAFHDPFGNRMELLQIVEL; from the coding sequence ATGATTGAGTTTATCCGTGCCGACCATATTAATATTTGCGTACCGCCCGAAAGGCTGGAAGAAGCGCTCATCTTTTATACTGAAATAGTTGGCCTGAGGAAAATTGCCCGGCCCGACCACCTGTTTACTACCCCGGGCTATTGGTTTGATATCGGTGATATCCAGCTGCATGTTGGTGTTGAACCGCTTAAGCCAGTATCGGTAAGGCACATTGCCTTCGAAATAAAAAATATGGATAATGCACTGAAACATATTAAGGCACATAACGTAGAAATATTAGAGGAGCCCGTAATTCCCGGCCGCAAAAGGTTCGCTTTTCACGATCCTTTTGGAAACCGGATGGAGTTGCTTCAAATAGTTGAATTATAG
- the trmB gene encoding tRNA (guanosine(46)-N7)-methyltransferase TrmB yields MGKDKIRRFAEIDTFSNVLQLDAGKPFKGQWNTEFFKNNNPVVLELACGKGEYTVNLATMFPGKNFIGIDYKGNRIWRGAKTALEDGVTNVGFLRIQIETLIEYFAPGEIDEIWITFPDPQPQLSREKKRLTSPRFLNMYKVILKPGGFVNLKTDNDDLHVYTAEKIEETGLTLHAKTEDVYHSSYATEVLNIKTYYEKKYLKVNKNINYLKFSF; encoded by the coding sequence GTGGGAAAAGATAAAATAAGACGTTTTGCCGAGATAGACACCTTTAGCAACGTTTTGCAGTTAGATGCCGGCAAGCCTTTTAAAGGGCAATGGAATACCGAATTTTTTAAGAACAATAATCCGGTAGTGCTGGAGCTGGCCTGCGGCAAAGGCGAATACACGGTTAACCTGGCTACAATGTTCCCCGGTAAAAATTTTATCGGGATAGATTACAAGGGCAACCGCATCTGGCGGGGTGCAAAAACCGCACTGGAAGATGGTGTTACCAACGTTGGCTTTTTGCGTATCCAGATTGAAACGCTGATAGAATATTTTGCACCCGGAGAAATAGACGAGATCTGGATCACCTTTCCCGATCCGCAGCCGCAGCTCAGCAGGGAGAAGAAGCGCCTAACCTCGCCCCGCTTTTTAAATATGTATAAGGTGATTTTAAAACCGGGTGGTTTTGTGAACCTCAAAACTGACAATGACGACTTGCATGTCTATACCGCTGAAAAAATTGAAGAAACTGGCTTAACCCTGCACGCAAAAACGGAGGACGTGTACCATTCATCATATGCCACCGAGGTGCTGAATATTAAAACGTATTACGAGAAAAAATATCTGAAGGTAAACAAGAATATTAACTATCTTAAGTTTTCGTTTTAA
- a CDS encoding amidohydrolase family protein translates to MNKIFLIFGGLLLSTILANGQATISPAKAQSKPITIKGGTIHIGNGQVINNGYVTFDKGKITAIGEGIATGTTDADVIDATGKQVYPGFICPITTLGLIEIAEGARGTEDDEETGDLNPNVRSIVAYNTDSKVIPTVRSNGILLAQPTPNGGTIQGQSSVVQLDAWNWQDAAYKTDIGIHLTWPVAQPQGRRRGRPAAGVPEESPAEKAQKAIDAIEKLFDEAKAYADISKPDVDNLRLAAMKGLFNGTKKLFVNADGAKEIVQAINFGKKMGVQVVIVGGNESYLVTEVLKDNNVPVILKETQRLPDKDEDDVYLPYKLPKILQDAGVLYGLTGVGFWRQRNLPFEAGEAVGYGLTKEQAISMITINNAKILGIDKTTGTLEVGKDANLFISKGDALDMITINVDNAFIQGRNINLDNLHKQLYKKFADKYGVKANL, encoded by the coding sequence ATGAACAAGATATTTTTAATTTTTGGAGGATTATTGCTCAGCACTATCCTCGCAAACGGCCAGGCAACTATTTCGCCGGCTAAAGCGCAATCAAAACCTATAACTATAAAAGGCGGCACTATACACATAGGTAACGGCCAGGTAATCAATAATGGCTATGTAACTTTCGATAAGGGCAAAATAACCGCCATTGGCGAAGGCATTGCCACTGGCACCACCGATGCTGATGTTATTGACGCAACGGGCAAACAGGTATATCCGGGTTTTATTTGCCCCATAACTACCCTGGGCCTTATTGAAATTGCCGAAGGTGCCCGCGGTACCGAAGATGACGAAGAGACCGGCGACCTTAACCCTAACGTTCGCTCTATTGTTGCATACAACACCGACTCAAAGGTGATCCCAACCGTACGCTCAAATGGGATCCTGCTGGCGCAACCTACCCCCAACGGCGGCACTATACAGGGCCAGTCGTCGGTAGTACAGCTTGACGCCTGGAACTGGCAGGATGCGGCTTATAAAACGGATATCGGCATTCATTTAACCTGGCCTGTTGCACAGCCGCAGGGCAGGAGAAGAGGCCGACCGGCTGCGGGCGTTCCGGAAGAGTCACCGGCCGAAAAAGCGCAAAAAGCAATTGACGCTATCGAAAAGTTGTTTGATGAGGCCAAAGCATATGCTGACATCAGCAAACCTGATGTGGATAACCTGCGCCTTGCCGCCATGAAAGGTTTATTTAACGGCACTAAAAAACTGTTTGTAAATGCCGATGGTGCCAAAGAAATAGTGCAGGCCATAAACTTTGGTAAAAAAATGGGCGTACAGGTTGTGATTGTTGGCGGTAACGAATCATACCTGGTTACCGAAGTTTTGAAAGACAACAATGTGCCGGTGATATTAAAGGAGACACAACGTCTGCCTGATAAAGACGAGGATGACGTTTATTTGCCCTACAAGCTGCCGAAGATATTACAGGATGCAGGTGTGTTATATGGTTTAACAGGCGTTGGATTCTGGCGCCAGCGTAACCTGCCTTTTGAGGCCGGCGAAGCTGTTGGCTACGGCTTAACCAAAGAGCAGGCTATCTCTATGATCACTATAAATAATGCAAAGATCCTGGGGATCGACAAAACAACCGGCACGCTGGAAGTGGGTAAAGATGCCAACCTGTTTATCTCCAAAGGCGATGCGCTGGATATGATCACCATAAATGTTGATAATGCGTTTATACAGGGAAGGAACATTAACCTTGATAACCTGCACAAACAACTTTATAAAAAGTTTGCTGATAAATATGGCGTAAAAGCTAATTTGTAA
- a CDS encoding amidohydrolase family protein — protein MKKLLLLGCAVLFALLTRAQQTFPVNGPWDIRPGQYAFTNATIVVSADQTITNGTLLIKDRQIESVGAAVKIPKGYVTIDLKGKYIYPSLVDAYTSYGIPEASRQAFAQGGFGRAAVPVSTKPGAYGWNESIKPEMNAKAVFHADASKAEEFKKNGFGTVQSLIHDGIARGTSAIVTLGDERDNQLIISSEAAAHYSFSKGTAATNYPSSLMGAIALLRQTYYDAQWYKNQKEEYNISLDEFNRTQSLPQIFEVTDQLSVLRANKIGKEFGKQYIFKTDGQEYRRIDAMKGTGGSFIIPLTFPEAFDVEDPLDARNISYTQMKDWELAPTNPAVLEKAGIKFAITAYGLANARDFWTNLRISIDNGLSEKQALNSLTAIPAEMLGVADKVGTLAKGKMANFIITSDDLFKKDNVIYENWIEGRQYVVSRKDVTDLRGTYNFASDALPGVTLKIGGTPGAYDVTLERTGADSSRTKGTITRTGDMVSIYFDLKNKPAGNVRLNGYITKTAPLTFNGSGILPDGSELKWGATYAAPASAEKKPEPAKAPIIDGPVVYPFVAYGNTELPKAESVLFKNATVWTSDKAGILQNTDVLIENGKIKAIGKGLSAGSAKVIDATGKHLSPGIVDEHSHIAGSGSINEGTQAVSAEVRIADILNSEDINIYRQLAGGVTTSHILHGSANPIGGQTQLIKHRWGVLPDEMKVAGSDGFIKFALGENVKGSNNGPVVGAARFPQSRMGVEEVYIDEFTRAKEYKGARAIKGNNVRRDIELDAIVEILDGKRFITCHSYVQSEINMLMHVADSLGFKINTFTHILEGYKMADKMKAHNIAGSTFSDWWAYKNEVAEAIPYNGALMHDAGVVTAFNSDDEEMARRLNQEAGKSVAYGHLSEEEALKLVTINPATMLHVDKQIGSIKVGKDADLVLWSADPLSIYAVAEKTYVDGIPYWDIEKDAANQKTMKADEARIIQKMIAAKNKGAVTQKPVAKRPRNNEADEDDEFVSGDGVGQSNSNGK, from the coding sequence ATGAAAAAACTTTTACTTTTAGGCTGTGCTGTGCTCTTTGCCCTGCTCACGCGGGCACAGCAAACCTTCCCGGTAAACGGCCCCTGGGATATTCGCCCCGGCCAGTATGCCTTCACCAACGCCACCATTGTTGTAAGTGCCGATCAAACCATCACCAACGGTACGCTGCTAATTAAAGACCGGCAAATAGAATCTGTTGGTGCCGCTGTTAAAATCCCCAAAGGCTATGTTACTATTGACCTTAAGGGAAAATACATTTACCCATCGCTTGTTGATGCCTACACCAGCTACGGGATTCCCGAAGCGTCAAGACAGGCGTTTGCACAAGGCGGTTTTGGCAGGGCTGCGGTACCGGTATCAACCAAACCGGGTGCTTACGGCTGGAACGAATCTATAAAGCCGGAAATGAATGCAAAAGCGGTATTCCACGCTGATGCATCAAAAGCTGAAGAGTTCAAAAAAAATGGTTTCGGAACGGTACAATCACTTATTCATGACGGTATTGCCCGCGGTACATCAGCAATAGTTACATTAGGTGATGAACGCGACAACCAGCTGATAATTAGCAGCGAGGCTGCTGCGCATTACTCTTTTAGCAAGGGCACTGCCGCAACCAACTATCCATCATCATTAATGGGGGCCATTGCTTTGTTGCGCCAAACTTATTATGATGCCCAGTGGTACAAAAACCAAAAAGAGGAATACAATATTTCGCTTGATGAATTTAACCGCACACAGTCCCTGCCGCAGATATTTGAGGTCACCGATCAACTGAGTGTGCTGCGCGCTAACAAAATAGGCAAGGAATTTGGCAAACAATATATTTTTAAAACAGACGGGCAGGAGTATCGCCGCATTGATGCCATGAAGGGTACCGGCGGCAGCTTTATTATCCCGCTTACCTTCCCCGAAGCATTTGATGTGGAAGACCCGCTTGATGCCCGTAATATAAGCTATACCCAAATGAAAGACTGGGAACTGGCGCCAACTAACCCCGCTGTGCTTGAAAAAGCAGGAATAAAATTTGCCATTACCGCATACGGCTTAGCCAATGCCCGCGACTTTTGGACCAACCTGCGGATTTCCATTGATAATGGGCTGAGTGAAAAACAGGCTTTAAACTCATTAACCGCTATACCCGCCGAAATGCTGGGCGTAGCTGATAAGGTGGGCACCCTTGCAAAGGGCAAAATGGCCAACTTTATTATCACATCTGACGATCTGTTTAAAAAAGACAACGTAATTTATGAGAATTGGATAGAAGGCCGCCAATACGTGGTTAGCCGCAAGGATGTGACCGACCTGCGCGGCACATATAACTTTGCCAGTGACGCTTTACCTGGTGTAACGCTTAAAATTGGCGGAACACCCGGAGCATACGACGTAACCCTTGAGCGCACCGGGGCAGACAGCTCGCGCACCAAAGGCACTATTACCCGCACCGGCGATATGGTAAGCATTTACTTCGACCTTAAAAACAAACCGGCAGGCAACGTACGGTTAAACGGGTATATCACCAAAACGGCCCCGCTAACATTTAATGGAAGTGGTATTTTGCCCGATGGATCAGAACTTAAATGGGGTGCAACCTACGCTGCCCCGGCATCCGCAGAAAAAAAACCTGAACCTGCCAAAGCGCCAATAATTGATGGCCCGGTAGTTTATCCGTTTGTAGCCTACGGTAACACCGAACTGCCAAAAGCCGAAAGCGTACTGTTTAAAAACGCCACTGTTTGGACCAGCGATAAGGCTGGCATACTGCAAAATACTGACGTGCTGATTGAAAACGGCAAAATAAAAGCGATTGGTAAAGGGTTATCTGCCGGCAGTGCTAAAGTAATTGATGCTACGGGCAAACACCTTTCGCCGGGTATTGTTGATGAGCACTCGCACATAGCGGGCAGCGGCAGTATCAACGAGGGTACCCAGGCTGTAAGCGCCGAAGTGCGGATAGCCGACATCTTAAATTCAGAAGACATAAACATTTATCGCCAGCTTGCAGGCGGGGTAACAACCTCACACATCCTGCATGGTTCGGCTAACCCGATTGGGGGCCAAACTCAACTGATCAAGCACCGCTGGGGTGTACTGCCTGACGAAATGAAGGTTGCAGGTTCTGACGGCTTTATAAAATTCGCGCTCGGCGAAAATGTTAAAGGCAGCAACAACGGCCCGGTAGTAGGTGCCGCCCGTTTCCCGCAAAGCCGGATGGGTGTTGAGGAGGTTTATATTGACGAATTTACGCGTGCCAAAGAATATAAAGGTGCACGTGCCATAAAAGGCAACAATGTGCGCCGCGATATTGAACTGGATGCTATAGTTGAAATACTTGATGGCAAACGCTTCATCACCTGCCACTCGTACGTACAGTCGGAAATTAATATGCTGATGCATGTGGCCGATTCACTGGGCTTTAAAATAAACACCTTTACCCACATTTTAGAGGGCTACAAAATGGCTGATAAAATGAAGGCGCACAACATAGCAGGCTCAACCTTTTCAGACTGGTGGGCTTACAAAAACGAAGTTGCCGAAGCTATTCCGTACAATGGCGCACTGATGCACGATGCCGGGGTAGTAACCGCATTTAACTCTGACGATGAGGAGATGGCGCGCCGCCTAAACCAGGAAGCCGGAAAATCTGTAGCGTACGGACACCTGAGTGAAGAGGAAGCCCTTAAACTGGTAACTATTAACCCGGCTACCATGCTGCATGTTGACAAGCAAATTGGAAGTATAAAAGTTGGTAAAGATGCTGATTTGGTATTATGGTCTGCCGATCCGCTTTCTATTTATGCAGTTGCCGAGAAAACCTATGTTGACGGGATTCCTTACTGGGATATTGAGAAGGATGCAGCTAACCAAAAAACCATGAAAGCTGATGAAGCAAGGATCATCCAAAAAATGATAGCGGCTAAAAACAAAGGCGCCGTTACGCAAAAGCCAGTGGCAAAGCGCCCCCGCAATAATGAGGCTGATGAAGACGATGAGTTTGTATCAGGCGATGGTGTTGGACAAAGCAACTCAAACGGTAAATAA
- a CDS encoding MGMT family protein, producing MAEPNFYDSVYEVARLIPKGRVTSYGAIAAYLGTKGSSRMVGYAMQAAGRVDPPVPAHRVVNRQGLLTAKFHFGGNLMQTLLENEGVKVADDQVQDFKTVFWDPSIELAL from the coding sequence ATGGCGGAACCGAATTTCTATGATAGTGTTTACGAAGTGGCCCGGCTGATTCCGAAGGGCAGGGTAACCAGCTATGGGGCTATCGCGGCGTACCTGGGTACCAAAGGCTCGTCGCGGATGGTGGGTTATGCTATGCAGGCGGCAGGCAGGGTAGATCCGCCGGTACCGGCGCACCGGGTGGTAAACAGGCAGGGGCTTTTAACTGCAAAATTTCATTTTGGTGGTAACCTGATGCAAACACTGCTCGAAAATGAAGGTGTAAAAGTAGCAGATGACCAGGTACAGGATTTTAAAACCGTATTCTGGGACCCATCGATAGAATTAGCTTTGTAA